From Triticum aestivum cultivar Chinese Spring chromosome 7B, IWGSC CS RefSeq v2.1, whole genome shotgun sequence:
CTGTGTTGCCGATGTGCATTCATTTCGTTAACTGAAGAGCAATGAGTATGATAGGGCACCGGAAGGAATCATCAAAAAAGACTTACAATCCAGATGTTGTCCACACCACAGAGTACAACAGCAGCCAACTTGGATCTAAAGGGGTTCCACACCCAGTACTCAACCTTGGATCCGTCCTCGTTCTGTACAATAACAAAACAACAATAAACATCAGTCTACTGCATCTGTAGAACAGTAATGAACATCATTTCAGAACAGCACCAATAAGTGTATCTCTCAGCCAGTAATTGCATCGTTTACATATAGGCATAAAAAAAGTGCATCTTTCAAACAACAATGAACATCATTCACAAGCTCTAGAAGCAGAACAGAGCATAAAAATCCATCAGCAGAATCTGAAGCCAGTGAATATATCTAAAAACTACTGACATAAGCGTATCATTTGCTCTTGTAGGAACTAAAAATAGTCGAAGCTAAGCTAATAACCCTGCTGAATCAAAGCTGGTTTACCATGTGCTATCGAATTTCAATTCTGTAGCAGTGGAATTCTGGACAGTGTTTCAGGAATCTGTACAATAATGTCAAAGGGAAGGTAATTTAAGATGGCATCCAATTAGTTCAGTAGTGCTTAAAAAAATCTAATTAGTTTAGGAAGACAACAAAACTTTAATAATAAGTACATGTATAGTTCAACATTAAAAGATGAGCAAGTGGAAAGAAACTGACACTAAGAATGGAATATTAACAGGAACAAAACTCCGACTGAACTTGTTCAATTTTTTTTACAGTTCCATGAATGCAGAACCAGGGCACATTGTTCAAACAGTTTTGGTTAAAACATTTTTTCAGACAGTCAATAATTTCAGCTTGTAAATCCCCAAAATTTCTCGAAAAAAAACCATAATAAATAAACATGAACATGCTCTTATTTGTTGTTCCAACATCAAGAAATAAAGATTGGGCGCGTATTGGCTGCATCTCTGTCGGGCATCGTGGCCTCGTATTGGATATCTTTGCTTCTATATTTTCAATCTGCTGGGTGTCCAAGCGCATACAGGATGTCATTACTCTGCGTATTTGAGCATCTAAAAAAATAAGTCAATGGTGCATCATGTTAAAGGAGAAGAACAATTATACTATCGAAGAACATCAGCACATAATTCAACCTGATCTCAACTCCACATGTCCTGGACACCAAATCCATTTTAAGTACACATAATTAAAAGCTGCTAATAGTTTTGTAGCTCTGCTAAAAAGCAAGTTGGAAACTATCATTAGCAAAATATTTGAGCACCTACTCAATGTTTATATTCAAAACTGAAGTATCCAGCTTGTTAGACAAAAAATATGCAAGCAACATGATGAACAACTCACCATAACTTAATTTTTGTAGATACATTGGACTGTACAACATGTTCACTTCTGAAAACAAATTACACCAGCCTGAATGCCTGATACATCAAAGAAAAGCCTGAAAAAAAATGAAGTTCAACTCCTCATAAGCATAACATCAAACATGGTGTGGGCGTAATATCAAGAACAGAGGCACACATTAATTTGGGAAGAATGCAGTTGTCAATCCATGAGAGGGTGAGAGACAAAGAGAAAGAGATAGATCCTGAAGGAGAGGAGCAGCAACATCAGCCCGTGACCACTAGGACAGGGAGAGAGATGAGAGGTAGAGCGGAGCTCCTTGTCTACTTTAACTGCAAGTGCTACTTATTACACGGCAGCAGTAGAATCTTGCATCCTCTGTATAAACAAAAAGCAAATCTTATACCTTGAGGAGTTGGGGTGGTGGAGGCTTGAGCGTGGTGTGCTGCCGGACTGAAGGAGCCGCCGAGGTGGGGAGCGGACCAGCCAGATTGGATGAAATGACTGCCGGAGGCAGAGCAAGGTGGCATTGAGCTCAACCAGTGAGGGGATGGGCGCATCGAGCAGCAGATGGGGGCGACGAGCAGGGCGTTGACCTTAACCGCCGTCGTCCTAGTATGGTACTCCACAACGGAAGGGTGCCACCGTGCCAGCCCGCATCGCTCGTCGTCGACCAGGGAAGGGCGTCCAGCAGAGGTGGAAGGTCCTGCTTCCCCAACGACTGGGAGAGGAAGGAGGCTAGGGGAGGTGCGCCATCCAGCGATTCAGCGTGCCTTGCTCTGCCTCTCTCTCCGTCCAGCGTcagccatgccgccgccgccggttgccCCGTCCTCGACCAGATCTGGAACCCACTCCCCTCACCCGAATCGACGCGCCCAGCCTCCTGCGCCGTACAAATGCGCAACCACACGCCGGAGGACACTGCGCCCGGCCTACCTTGCCCTCGACGCCGGTGTTGACCGCTCCTCTGCCTCGCTCGCC
This genomic window contains:
- the LOC123162125 gene encoding putative rRNA 2'-O-methyltransferase fibrillarin 3 isoform X1, with product MIVSNLLFSRATKLLAAFNYVYLKWIWCPGHVELRSDAQIRRVMTSCMRLDTQQIENIEAKISNTRPRCPTEMQPNEDGSKVEYWVWNPFRSKLAAVVLCGVDNIWIVRGITAWGLGRRS
- the LOC123162125 gene encoding rRNA 2'-O-methyltransferase fibrillarin-like isoform X2, producing the protein MDLVSRTCGVEIRVMTSCMRLDTQQIENIEAKISNTRPRCPTEMQPNEDGSKVEYWVWNPFRSKLAAVVLCGVDNIWIVRGITAWGLGRRS